From a region of the Epinephelus fuscoguttatus linkage group LG21, E.fuscoguttatus.final_Chr_v1 genome:
- the tubb6 gene encoding tubulin, beta 6 class V isoform X2 has protein sequence MREIVHIQAGQCGNQIGTKFWEVISDEHGIDPAGSYVGDSSLQLDRVNVYYNEASSHKYVPRAVLVDLEPGTMDSVRSGAFGQLFRPDNFIFGQTGAGNNWAKGHYTEGAELVDSVLDIVRKECEHCDCLQGFQLTHSLGGGTGSGMGTLLISKIREEYPDRIMNTFSVMPSPKVSDTVVEPYNATLSVHQLVENTDETYCIDNEALYDICFRTLKLTTPTYGDLNHLVSATMSGVTTSLRFPGQLNADLRKLAVNMVPFPRLHFFMPGFAPLTARGSQQYRALTVPELTQQMFDARNMMAACDPRHGRYLTVATVFRGPMSMKEVDEQMLNVQNKNSSYFVEWIPNNVKVAVCDIAPRGLKMAATFIGNSTAIQELFKRISEQFSAMFRRKAFLHWFTGEGMDEMEFTEAESNMNDLVSEYQQYQEATANDGEENFEDEEDEIVE, from the exons ATGAGAGAAATCGTTCACATCCAGGCCGGACAGTGCGGGAACCAGATCGGGACCAAG TTCTGGGAAGTGATCAGTGACGAGCATGGCATTGACCCAGCGGGGAGCTATGTGGGTGACTCATCTCTTCAGCTGGACAGGGTCAACGTCTACTACAATGAGGCATCCT CACATAAATACGTCCCCCGGGCTGTGCTGGTGGACCTGGAACCAGGAACCATGGACAGCGTACGCTCAGGAGCCTTCGGACAACTCTTCAGACcagacaactttatttttg GTCAGACAGGTGCGGGGAACAACTGGGCCAAAGGTCACTACACGGAGGGGGCGGAGCTCGTTGACTCGGTCCTGGACATAGTGAGGAAGGAGTGTGAGCATTGCGACTGTCTCCAG GGTTTCCAGCTGACTCACTCTTTGGGAGGGGGCACCGGGTCAGGCATGGGCACCCTGCTGATCAGCAAGATCCGGGAAGAATACCCTGATCGGATCATGAACACTTTTAGCGTCATGCCGTCACCAAAG GTGTCAGACACTGTAGTGGAGCCATACAACGCCACCCTGTCTGTCCACCAGCTGGTTGAAAACACAGATGAGACCTACTGCATCGACAATGAGGCCCTTTACGACATCTGCTTCCGCACTCTTAAACTCACAACACCCACCTATGGCGACCTTAACCACCTTGTGTCAGCTACCATGAGCGGCGTGACAACTTCACTCCGTTTCCCCGGGCAGCTCAACGCAGATCTCCGCAAGCTGGCCGTCAACATGGTGCCTTTCCCCAGACTCCACTTCTTCATGCCAGGGTTTGCTCCTCTGACAGCACGAGGCAGCCAGCAGTACAGAGCACTTACTGTCCCTGAACTCACCCAGCAGATGTTTGATGCCAGAAACATGATGGCAGCCTGCGACCCTCGCCATGGACGATACCTGACCGTTGCAACTGTCTTCCGCGGGCCCATGTCCATGAAGGAGGTAGATGAGCAGATGCTGAACGTCCAGAACAAGAACAGCAGCTACTTTGTGGAGTGGATCCCCAACAACGTCAAGGTGGCTGTCTGTGACATTGCTCCCCGGGGGCTCAAGATGGCCGCCACCTTCATCGGTAACAGCACTGCCATCCAGGAGCTGTTCAAGCGGATCTCCGAGCAATTCTCTGCCATGTTCCGCAGAAAGGCTTTCCTGCACTGGTTCACGGGCGAGGGCATGGACGAGATGGAGTTCACAGAGGCGGAGAGTAACATGAACGACCTGGTGTCAGAGTACCAGCAGTACCAAGAGGCCACTGCCAACGACGGCGAGGAGAACTTTGAGGACGAGGAGGACGAGATCGTCGAGTAA
- the tubb6 gene encoding tubulin, beta 6 class V isoform X1, which translates to MREIVHIQAGQCGNQIGTKFWEVISDEHGIDPAGSYVGDSSLQLDRVNVYYNEASSHKYVPRAVLVDLEPGTMDSVRSGAFGQLFRPDNFIFGQTGAGNNWAKGHYTEGAELVDSVLDIVRKECEHCDCLQGFQLTHSLGGGTGSGMGTLLISKIREEYPDRIMNTFSVMPSPKVSDTVVEPYNATLSVHQLVENTDETYCIDNEALYDICFRTLKLTTPTYGDLNHLVSATMSGVTTSLRFPGQLNADLRKLAVNMVPFPRLHFFMPGFAPLTARGSQQYRALTVPELTQQMFDARNMMAACDPRHGRYLTVATVFRGPMSMKEVDEQMLNVQNKNSSYFVEWIPNNVKVAVCDIAPRGLKMAATFIGNSTAIQELFKRISEQFSAMFRRKAFLHWFTGEGMDEMEFTEAESNMNDLVSEYQQYQEATANDGEENFEDEEDEIVEWNAERQFDEPVREQDDNLSPIT; encoded by the exons ATGAGAGAAATCGTTCACATCCAGGCCGGACAGTGCGGGAACCAGATCGGGACCAAG TTCTGGGAAGTGATCAGTGACGAGCATGGCATTGACCCAGCGGGGAGCTATGTGGGTGACTCATCTCTTCAGCTGGACAGGGTCAACGTCTACTACAATGAGGCATCCT CACATAAATACGTCCCCCGGGCTGTGCTGGTGGACCTGGAACCAGGAACCATGGACAGCGTACGCTCAGGAGCCTTCGGACAACTCTTCAGACcagacaactttatttttg GTCAGACAGGTGCGGGGAACAACTGGGCCAAAGGTCACTACACGGAGGGGGCGGAGCTCGTTGACTCGGTCCTGGACATAGTGAGGAAGGAGTGTGAGCATTGCGACTGTCTCCAG GGTTTCCAGCTGACTCACTCTTTGGGAGGGGGCACCGGGTCAGGCATGGGCACCCTGCTGATCAGCAAGATCCGGGAAGAATACCCTGATCGGATCATGAACACTTTTAGCGTCATGCCGTCACCAAAG GTGTCAGACACTGTAGTGGAGCCATACAACGCCACCCTGTCTGTCCACCAGCTGGTTGAAAACACAGATGAGACCTACTGCATCGACAATGAGGCCCTTTACGACATCTGCTTCCGCACTCTTAAACTCACAACACCCACCTATGGCGACCTTAACCACCTTGTGTCAGCTACCATGAGCGGCGTGACAACTTCACTCCGTTTCCCCGGGCAGCTCAACGCAGATCTCCGCAAGCTGGCCGTCAACATGGTGCCTTTCCCCAGACTCCACTTCTTCATGCCAGGGTTTGCTCCTCTGACAGCACGAGGCAGCCAGCAGTACAGAGCACTTACTGTCCCTGAACTCACCCAGCAGATGTTTGATGCCAGAAACATGATGGCAGCCTGCGACCCTCGCCATGGACGATACCTGACCGTTGCAACTGTCTTCCGCGGGCCCATGTCCATGAAGGAGGTAGATGAGCAGATGCTGAACGTCCAGAACAAGAACAGCAGCTACTTTGTGGAGTGGATCCCCAACAACGTCAAGGTGGCTGTCTGTGACATTGCTCCCCGGGGGCTCAAGATGGCCGCCACCTTCATCGGTAACAGCACTGCCATCCAGGAGCTGTTCAAGCGGATCTCCGAGCAATTCTCTGCCATGTTCCGCAGAAAGGCTTTCCTGCACTGGTTCACGGGCGAGGGCATGGACGAGATGGAGTTCACAGAGGCGGAGAGTAACATGAACGACCTGGTGTCAGAGTACCAGCAGTACCAAGAGGCCACTGCCAACGACGGCGAGGAGAACTTTGAGGACGAGGAGGACGAGATCGTCGA